Part of the Equus caballus isolate H_3958 breed thoroughbred chromosome 5, TB-T2T, whole genome shotgun sequence genome is shown below.
gaatttttgcacctatattcataaaggatattggcctgtagttttcctgtgATGTGTCTTTGTCTGGTTATATCAGAGTAAAACTTACTGTATAGACTAAGGAAGTGTTCctgcctcttctgtttttttgagtTTGTGAAGagttggtattaattcttctttaaatgttcagtagaattACCAGTAAAGCCAACTTGGCTAcacttttctttgtgggaggaagttttaaaattacttgttcaatctgtttacttgtTACAGATCTATTCcgattttctctgtcttcttgagTCAGTTAGGGTAATTTGTGtgtttcaaagaatttgtccatttcttctaggttatctaatttgttggcatactgTTGTTCGTAGTATTCCCTTAtaaccctttttatttttttaaagtcagtagtgatgtgtctcctctttcattcctaattttagtaatttgagtcttctctttttttcccttggtcAGTTTACGCTTCTCAgtttttttgatcttttcaatgaaccaagttttgattttattgattttctttgttatttttattttctctttttctttgctgttctttattatttcctttcttctgcttgctttgggtttagtatgctcttctttctctagttttttAAGGTAGAaggttagattattgatttgacaTCTCCTTTTCTAATGTAGCATTTGGAattgtaaatttccctcttagtactgctttaaactgcatcccataaattttgatatgttgtgtttttttattttcgcTTAACtcagagtattttttttaaattctctttgtgatttcttctttgactcattagttatttagaagtgtgttgttttatttccacatattttttaatttcccaaaatttttttgtttttaatttctaatttaattcctttgTGGTTGGAGAGCATACTTTGTATgtttttcagtccttttaaatttattaaggcttgttttatggcctagcatatggcctatcctggagaatgctccatgtgcacttgagaagaatgtgtattctactatTTTCGAGTGGAATGCTCTATACATGTCTCATTAGGTCTAgcgttgttcaagtcttctatttcctttccccATAGGTGAGACCTGGAACCCCTTCAAACTACAGTACCAACTGAGAAATGTAAGAGAGAGAATTGCAAAGAACCTAGTAGAGAAGGGTATTCTaaccactgagaagcagaatttccttctatttGACATGACTACTCATCCAGTGACCAATACAACAGAGAAACAACGACTAGTGAAAAAAGTTCAAGATAGTGTCCTAGAGCGGTGGGTAAATGACCCTCAGCGTATGGACAAGCGAACACTAGCACTCCTGGTGCTAGCCCACTCTTCCGATGTACTAGAGAATGTCTTCTCCTCTCTGACAGATGACAAGTATGATATGGCAATGAATCGAGCCAAGGACCTAGTAGAACTGGACCCTGAAGTAGAGGGAACAAAGCACAGTGCCACAGAGATGATCTGGGCTGTGCTGGCAGCCTTCAATAAATCCTAAAGCCAACAGGTGggtttctcctttttcctctacTAGCTGGTGACTGTCAGAGACATCATCACTGAGTTTTGTGTGATGAGatatttttcatcaattttttttccttcttttgaatcAGACTCATGATTTTGGGAGAGCAATTTCAGGGCTTCTCCACAGACCTTGACCATTATAAGTAGACTTTATTTCTCCCTATACTTCCACTCCAGATGTGAATAACTGGGTGAACCCACACACACccaataaacattttctttcatttcttcgtTTACTTTCATCCAATGTGGTTTTGGATACACAGGAATATCTAAGTGGGATTTGGAGTTCTCCAGCCACAGAATGTGAATGAGATGTAGAACAAACcatttacagtcatgcatcacttaacactGGGGATACATtatgagaaatgtgtcattaggcgatttcatcattgtgtgaacatcacagagtgtacttacacaaacctagacagtatagcctactacacacctagactatatggtactaatcttatgggaccactgtcatatatgtggtccatcgttgacggaaatgtcattatgtggtgcatgactgtattacattttttaaagtttgttttctaTCTTAAATACCTGTTTTCAGTCTTTGTCTCTCAGACTCTGCTAAGTAATGTAGCTTATTGAAATAACTGTCTCTTTAAATAaggggcaatggaaacaaaactaATTTTTGGAGCAGATGGTCTCTGGGATTATATGTCCCACTAGGgattttctcatctttccttttctaatCTAATGAGAATATTCCAAATTTGATTTCCTGGTTCTCACAGTCCTAGAACCAGAAATATATTCTATCCTCTTTGTTAGCATTATCCTACTAGATCATTCATTAGGACAAAAGTCTAAATGAAAGAAATGTATCTCTCAACCATGTCCTTCATGCAATCAGCATTACAGTTTGTAAGGGAGGGGTGGCGTCAGAATTTCCTGGCTCCCCTGGACTGTTTTCAGTGGCTCTGCTCTGAGTGAGCTGAGGCCGTTGTAACTTTCGATTGCTAAATAGCAGCATTCAGAGTCCGGACAGAATATCTGAACTCCAGATCTTCCTGTTCCCTATTTTTTGCCTTTCTACATAAATTGATAGATTCTGTCTATATTTAAGGGTTCTGAAAGTAGTTTTGTCTATATTTAATGCACAGACATCCTCCTAGTCATTAGTCTTGTTTCAAGACAACCATCTTTCTAGccaaatttctaaaatgttttttcaatTTAGTAGTGAGTGCAAAGAGAAGCTTAAGAAAAAGTCTAGTTAGTGGGGCAATTGGGTGTCAAAAGTATGCTGCTGATATAAAGTCCAGTATTTGGGAATATAAAGAGGACAGGTAACCAAGTTGTGCTAATATCAAGCATTTATTTGCTGATACTTTTAATGATCCTGCCTCTTGACTATTACAGAGAAACAGGCTGTCAAAGGGCTAATACAGATGCCCCTGACCTGACATCAAATCTTCCTGATCAGAAGTAATTAAATGAATGATTATAACTTTCATCTCCTCCTCCATACATGTCTAGCCCCCCAAAATTCCCCAActcaattaacatttttttcgTTTTTCACTTCAGGTATCACTTAGGTGACTAGAGATGCAAATTTTAATGTGAAACAAATTCAAATGTGAGGCTGAGTAGAGCTTCAGTCTGGCTCTAAAAGTACAAAACCAGTCCATGTGTTGTCTCTACCtggcttagtttttttttttccatttgaacaATTCGGCATGAATTGAAACCAGGTTTTCCTGTGGAAAGTTTCAGCTTGATTGCGGGGGTAGAAGTTGAGTTGAGTTCTTTCTTGCAACTCTTGGtcagtgtttatttttatattgtatctCAAAAAGATATGGATGTCTTCAGTTTGAATCTGCATAATGTTCACGGCAAAACACCTTCTCATTTAATGTACATGGCCTTCTTATTTCTGTATAATAAAGATTATTGGCTCTCTGGTCTCTCTGCAGTTTTACAACTTCAGTTGTTTTAACTGGAAATAAGAACTTTCCACACAAGGCCAGTAACACTCTCCCTTTCCATTAGGATACCAGCCTCTGTTTCATCCTGTGTAGAAAATTATGGATACATAGCTATTATAATTGTAACACATATAGGCTGGGGGGCAGAAGACTAACCTGAACACCAGTTAATGTTGTAAAGTGAATAGTGTCTCCATCTCAATCAAAATGTTACCCAGTTATCCCATTATTACCATGAAGAGAATGAGTATGTTCTGTCCTATTAATATCTACTTGCAAGTGACACTTGAACTTATCTAAGAACTGAGTCTTAAGTTCCAAACATAGATAACATACCTAACTATGACAGAGTTGACAACATGTGGAAAGATAATTGTGCTTGTAACTGGCTTATTGTTCTTCCCTTCTTTATAATGTCTATAGCACAAGGGtgtagactattttttttttttaacaacaaaaaaccccacagtttatttatcttttagttctccaaaattaaaaatatcaagtcCTACTgctaaggagaaaacaaataaaatctgaaaccgctcccctcctcttctcttaAAGTCACAGAACACAGACGGAACTACAGTGGGACAGGAGGGTGCATAGAACCAGGAGGGGGAGGATGGCAAGATAACCCCCCCAAATACTTAACAAGCTGTTCAACAGAAACCGTGATAAATATAGAACAATGCAAGACaagtgaaaataagaaatgtatttACTAGGATTGTTTATACTTccctgttgtttttatttcagataaagCATTGTTCCCATAAGTCATCCTTTATACAGGGTTTCTCAAAGAGTGGAGCAAAGACCACTGCACCAAAATAACCTCTGGAAGCAGGGAGGGTTAACTTGCTAAAATGCAGGTTCCTAGTAAATCAGTCTCTGGGTTTGGGGGCTTAGGAAGCTGCATTTTAAACAGTCTGAAGGcttgcacattaaaatttgagaacactgctttattttattgcctgtaattcattcatccaaaaaATATTGAGTATTTAGAAGTTAACTGGCACTTGCTAGGTGCTGACGATAAAAAGTTGTATAGGACACAGTTTCAGCTCCCAAGAACTCACATTTAAGTGGGCAAATAAGATACTTTGTGACAAATGCTCAAATAGAAGTAGAAACTTAATATTTGGAAGTACAAAGAAAGAAGTAACATTCCTCCTGAGAAGTTAGGAAAGACTTAGAGgagttatatttatttctagtagctttcaTGTAGCTTTCATGTACTGAGCACTTTTCTCCTGAGCTACTATGCTAACCACTTTATATGTTATCTAATTTAGTCCTCTCAACACTAAAAACACCTATAaggttattttaaagaaaacttggaGATAATAGGCTTGCCTAAGGACACAGTGCAGTTTGAGTTCAAACACGTGCTTTTAACTACTACTCTCTCCTGCCTCTATTTAAAATTCAGTCGTGAAGAATCTTttcagattgagaaggaagagcCAAGGCTATTCCCGGCAGGAGAAACAATATGTACAAAATAATTTGTTATGTGCTTGAATTTCATGAATGTGCGTGCTTCTCACATATCTCTAGATTTCCAAAAGGTATCATTCTAAAAGGATATATTCAAGAGATAGACTAAAGACAGGTTTTTGAAACTAACAAATTATCTAATTTTGTTTACCTGCATTTATTCCTTCTGTCATGCTTTTCCTTATATAAAACCAAgggggtttttgggtttttttttttgaggggggaggCGGTGAGGAAGATGttccctgagctaatatatgttgccaatcttcctctttttgcttgaggaagattgagcctgagctaacatctgtgccaatcttcctctattttgtatgtgggtcgccatcAGAATGTGtcagatgagtagtgtaggtctgtgcccaggacctgaacctgggaacccaggtcaccaaagcagagtgtgccgaacttaaccactgtgccagcccctaaaactgatttttgacatatcattttccttctt
Proteins encoded:
- the GOLPH3L gene encoding Golgi phosphoprotein 3-like; its protein translation is MTTLTHRARRTEVGKNSERKVENEEDTNQDRSPDDEDSGDSKDIRLTLMEEVLLLGLKDKEGYTSFWNDCISSGLRGGILIELAMRGRISLEPPTMRKKRLLDRKVLLRSDSPTGDVLLDETLKHIKATEPTETVQTWIELLTGETWNPFKLQYQLRNVRERIAKNLVEKGILTTEKQNFLLFDMTTHPVTNTTEKQRLVKKVQDSVLERWVNDPQRMDKRTLALLVLAHSSDVLENVFSSLTDDKYDMAMNRAKDLVELDPEVEGTKHSATEMIWAVLAAFNKS